Proteins from a single region of Desulfobacter postgatei 2ac9:
- a CDS encoding SLC13 family permease, with translation MDIHAWIAVATLVAAMVLFISKLIPLEATALSIPVVLALTGTVNPAEAALRGFGNSAVISLGAIFVLSAGLKESGVATLMGRMLERFGGKKEWRLVLLIMVTTCVLSAIMSNAATVAVFLPAVLVLSRRANISPSRLMMPLGYAAILGGTLTLISTTSNLILGSELDRLSGGDKALGMFEFAVLGVPISVAGIAYMVLIGTRLIGKNRLDNTPRVGSFQERLKKRYNPEKKLFKLTIPSGSDLADATIEKASLGKRFQIEVVQIARKKGFRKQFIDIRPDLKMHAGDVLFVDGRDEDAQRLAKVHSISIEIATEVELESLRGRGINMAEVLISPHSAFLDRTLIDISFRNVFGLSVLAILRSGKIIEKDVGATPLKLGDALLVYGPVRYFRKLEENNDLVLLDRQQSEEDVRHAPIALVLLAVALLPPVLGLFPLAVSALASALLMVATGCVSLRGAQKAIDFRILFLIIGTIPLGDALFQTGVAGKMAANLFPAQMSLGPFYVLGVLFVVSSLFSTASNNAAAAVILAPVAYPAAEASGIDVSKTFLAVAYGASCAFVLPFAHQCNLMTMGPGGYKTKDFIKVGVGLSLVMATTAVVLLAL, from the coding sequence ATGGATATCCACGCCTGGATCGCCGTTGCTACGTTGGTTGCGGCCATGGTTCTTTTTATCAGCAAGCTTATCCCTCTTGAGGCCACTGCTCTTTCGATCCCGGTTGTGCTTGCGCTCACCGGGACTGTTAATCCTGCTGAGGCAGCCCTCCGCGGGTTCGGTAACAGCGCGGTGATTTCTCTGGGAGCCATATTCGTACTTTCAGCCGGGCTTAAGGAGAGCGGTGTCGCTACGCTGATGGGGAGAATGCTTGAGCGGTTCGGTGGCAAAAAAGAGTGGCGTCTGGTTTTGCTGATCATGGTCACCACCTGTGTTCTCTCCGCAATCATGTCAAACGCGGCTACTGTTGCAGTTTTCCTTCCAGCTGTTTTGGTGCTCTCCCGCAGGGCAAACATTTCCCCTTCTCGATTAATGATGCCCCTGGGGTATGCGGCGATTCTCGGCGGCACGCTTACCTTGATCTCGACGACTTCCAACCTTATTCTTGGAAGTGAACTTGACCGACTTAGCGGCGGAGATAAAGCTCTCGGGATGTTTGAGTTCGCTGTTTTAGGCGTTCCCATCTCTGTCGCCGGCATTGCATATATGGTTCTGATCGGGACCAGACTAATCGGTAAGAATAGGTTGGACAACACACCCAGGGTCGGAAGTTTCCAAGAGCGGTTGAAAAAACGGTACAATCCCGAAAAAAAACTTTTCAAACTGACCATTCCATCGGGGTCTGATTTGGCCGATGCCACAATTGAAAAGGCAAGCCTTGGAAAGCGATTCCAGATCGAAGTTGTCCAAATCGCCCGCAAAAAGGGTTTTAGAAAACAATTCATAGACATCCGGCCGGATCTCAAGATGCATGCCGGCGATGTTCTCTTTGTCGATGGACGGGATGAAGACGCTCAAAGACTTGCCAAAGTGCACTCAATTTCTATTGAGATTGCAACTGAGGTCGAGTTGGAGAGTCTGAGAGGACGGGGGATCAATATGGCTGAGGTATTAATTTCACCTCACTCTGCCTTCCTCGATAGAACCCTGATCGACATTAGTTTTCGAAACGTGTTTGGACTGTCAGTCCTCGCCATTTTAAGAAGCGGTAAAATTATCGAAAAAGACGTAGGCGCTACCCCGTTGAAACTTGGTGATGCCCTGCTCGTATACGGCCCCGTCCGATATTTCCGAAAGCTTGAGGAAAATAATGATCTGGTGCTTCTGGATCGGCAACAATCTGAAGAGGATGTCCGACACGCACCTATCGCGCTTGTGCTTCTGGCCGTGGCCCTTTTACCGCCGGTTCTCGGATTGTTCCCTCTTGCGGTCAGTGCCTTGGCCAGTGCGCTTTTAATGGTGGCAACCGGCTGTGTCTCGCTTCGAGGCGCTCAAAAAGCAATTGATTTTCGAATCCTATTTCTGATTATAGGTACAATTCCTCTGGGTGACGCACTATTCCAGACCGGTGTGGCGGGTAAAATGGCCGCCAATTTGTTCCCGGCGCAGATGAGTTTGGGGCCGTTCTATGTTTTGGGGGTGCTGTTTGTGGTTTCTTCTCTGTTTAGCACGGCATCTAACAATGCGGCAGCCGCGGTTATCCTTGCACCGGTTGCTTATCCTGCAGCAGAAGCTAGCGGTATTGATGTCAGTAAAACATTTCTTGCTGTGGCCTATGGCGCCAGTTGCGCCTTTGTTCTTCCGTTTGCTCATCAATGTAATTTGATGACCATGGGGCCCGGAGGATACAAAACAAAGGATTTCATCAAGGTCGGAGTTGGTTTGTCTTTGGTTATGGCGACGACGGCGGTTGTTCTTCTCGCTCTATAG